Proteins from a single region of Caloramator sp. E03:
- a CDS encoding enoyl-CoA hydratase/isomerase family protein: MTNVRETNTSYVKWPTFEEIKEMFKEHFIMDRREDGVVTVRMHTKGGPLIWSMELHDAIGKMWRMLGTDRDTEMIIFTGTGNIWVTDFEAASWAPEGDDPGETRYNHMFVDGRRMIIAMIQDVEVPTLGVLSGSGGHTELALMCDLAIAADDITVLDPHMLPGTNNVPGDGIHSCFMQLMPYRFATWYLMTGDKMTAQDLVRLGLVSEIVPRERLMDRAYEIADMLMAQNRVARRLTAQLVKRSWKKRIADDLDMAFGTEMFGMFCSDELHSELLSMIKYLGLEGKIDPPLKGKIR, translated from the coding sequence ATGACTAATGTAAGAGAAACAAACACAAGTTATGTAAAATGGCCTACATTTGAAGAGATCAAAGAAATGTTCAAAGAACACTTTATTATGGACAGAAGAGAAGATGGTGTTGTTACTGTACGTATGCATACTAAAGGCGGTCCACTTATCTGGTCAATGGAGCTTCATGACGCAATAGGTAAAATGTGGAGAATGCTTGGAACAGACCGTGATACTGAGATGATAATCTTCACTGGTACAGGCAATATATGGGTTACAGACTTTGAGGCTGCAAGCTGGGCTCCAGAAGGAGATGATCCAGGTGAAACAAGATACAATCACATGTTTGTAGATGGAAGAAGAATGATAATTGCTATGATACAAGATGTTGAAGTGCCAACTCTTGGTGTATTAAGCGGTTCAGGTGGACATACTGAATTAGCACTTATGTGCGACTTAGCAATTGCAGCTGATGATATTACTGTTCTTGATCCACACATGTTACCAGGAACAAACAACGTACCCGGTGATGGAATACATAGCTGCTTCATGCAACTTATGCCATATAGATTTGCTACATGGTATTTAATGACTGGAGATAAGATGACAGCCCAAGACCTTGTTAGATTAGGATTAGTTTCAGAAATAGTTCCAAGAGAAAGATTAATGGATCGTGCTTATGAAATAGCGGACATGCTTATGGCACAAAATAGGGTTGCAAGAAGACTTACAGCTCAATTAGTAAAAAGAAGCTGGAAGAAGAGAATTGCAGATGATCTTGATATGGCATTTGGAACTGAAATGTTTGGAATGTTCTGCTCAGATG
- a CDS encoding YjjI family glycine radical enzyme, with the protein MNGVIEILSNTKLDYKQKRAALASFAENSLPYVSISEKAKKYMEDGIICNLNEGNAPYRPRYILPDYKKYFKNGSEYLNINKPSDMYDAVNALLIIYNYVPSITGYPVYLGNVDELLEPYCDTVSEKELENLLKMFLINIDRNFPDAFVHMNIGPRDTKVGRLILKLEENLKDAVPNLSLKCSKDTPDDFIKLAIKTSLETGKPYFINHDELVKVLGENYGIASCYNALKIGGGSFTLVRVNLKEVAKISKNYDDFIERVLPDVLSCQCEIINTRARFIVETAKFFETSFLSREGLIDISNFTSMAGIFGLYECVEILSGGLKMGFDEIADEMAENIVKRAYKVVKEKEGLYCYGYDGKIGFHAQSGIDSDIDVSAGVRIKAGCEPELFNQIRLEGKLQKYFDTGVSDIYIFDRTAKSNIEGVLTIIKGAFKNGIREMTINTSDSELIRITGYLVKRSDIEKYEKGEPLREGTVALGADSIKNCRILDRRVRGI; encoded by the coding sequence ATGAATGGTGTAATTGAAATATTAAGCAATACTAAACTTGACTATAAACAAAAAAGGGCAGCTTTAGCATCTTTTGCAGAGAATTCTCTTCCATACGTTTCTATAAGCGAAAAAGCGAAAAAATATATGGAAGATGGAATTATCTGTAATTTGAATGAAGGAAATGCTCCCTATAGGCCAAGATATATTCTACCTGATTATAAAAAGTATTTTAAAAATGGAAGTGAGTATCTTAATATAAATAAGCCCTCTGATATGTATGATGCTGTAAATGCTCTTCTTATAATATATAATTACGTTCCATCGATTACAGGATATCCTGTATATTTAGGAAATGTAGATGAACTTTTAGAGCCCTATTGCGATACAGTATCTGAGAAAGAGCTTGAAAATCTTCTTAAAATGTTCCTTATAAATATAGACAGAAATTTTCCTGATGCCTTTGTTCACATGAATATAGGGCCAAGAGATACAAAGGTGGGGAGGCTTATTTTAAAACTTGAAGAGAATTTAAAAGATGCAGTCCCAAATCTATCATTAAAGTGTTCTAAGGATACACCAGATGATTTTATAAAGCTTGCAATTAAAACATCCCTTGAAACAGGCAAACCTTATTTTATAAATCATGATGAATTAGTAAAGGTTCTTGGTGAAAATTATGGTATAGCAAGCTGCTATAACGCCCTTAAAATAGGAGGAGGAAGTTTTACTTTAGTCAGAGTTAATCTTAAAGAAGTAGCAAAAATATCGAAAAATTATGATGATTTTATTGAAAGGGTACTTCCAGATGTCTTAAGCTGTCAATGTGAAATAATAAATACAAGGGCAAGGTTTATAGTTGAGACGGCTAAGTTTTTTGAGACATCATTTTTATCGAGGGAAGGACTTATTGATATTAGTAATTTTACTTCGATGGCAGGTATATTTGGTCTATATGAATGTGTTGAGATTTTAAGCGGCGGTTTGAAAATGGGATTTGACGAGATTGCAGATGAAATGGCAGAGAATATAGTAAAAAGAGCATATAAAGTTGTAAAAGAGAAGGAGGGGCTCTATTGCTATGGGTATGACGGCAAAATAGGATTTCACGCTCAATCGGGTATAGACAGCGATATAGATGTTTCAGCAGGGGTTAGAATAAAGGCAGGATGTGAGCCTGAACTATTTAATCAGATAAGGCTTGAAGGAAAACTTCAAAAGTATTTTGATACAGGAGTTAGTGATATATATATATTTGATAGAACTGCAAAGAGCAATATAGAAGGGGTGCTTACGATTATTAAAGGAGCTTTTAAAAATGGAATAAGGGAAATGACAATAAACACTTCAGATTCTGAACTTATAAGGATTACAGGGTATCTTGTAAAAAGAAGCGATATTGAAAAATATGAAAAGGGAGAACCTCTAAGAGAAGGCACTGTTGCACTTGGTGCAGACAGCATAAAAAACTGCAGGATTTTAGATAGAAGGGTAAGAGGTATATAA
- a CDS encoding YjjW family glycine radical enzyme activase — translation MAYINKIILNTFIDGPGSRMAVFMQGCNLRCLYCHNPETWNLCTNCGECVKTCIAGALSFKDGRVIYNKDLCAKCDVCIKICPNNSMPKYQEMSAFEVYKIAYDNRDFLDGITLSGGECTLQYEFILELFNLIKENTRLTTFIDTNGYMEFDVLKKLIDVTDSFMFDLKALNRENHIKLTGYDNEKILENLEYVSAKGLLYEVRTVLVEGFNDSEDEIEKISKYIYNLNNYTKFKLIPFRPLGVKGKLSNMEPFDKEKFKYLYDISKSILGERLILKDG, via the coding sequence ATGGCTTATATAAATAAAATAATACTAAACACATTTATAGATGGACCGGGAAGCAGGATGGCAGTATTTATGCAGGGATGCAATTTAAGATGCTTATACTGCCATAACCCTGAAACATGGAATCTTTGTACCAACTGTGGAGAATGCGTTAAAACATGTATAGCAGGAGCACTTTCTTTTAAAGATGGCAGAGTAATTTACAATAAGGATTTATGTGCTAAATGCGATGTATGCATAAAGATATGCCCGAATAATTCAATGCCAAAGTATCAGGAAATGTCTGCATTTGAAGTTTATAAAATAGCTTATGATAACAGGGATTTCCTTGATGGCATAACCCTTTCGGGAGGAGAGTGCACCCTTCAATATGAATTTATATTAGAACTTTTCAACTTAATAAAGGAAAATACAAGACTTACTACTTTTATAGATACTAATGGATATATGGAATTTGACGTGCTTAAAAAGCTAATTGATGTTACAGACAGTTTTATGTTTGATCTTAAGGCATTAAACAGAGAAAATCATATTAAACTTACAGGATACGATAACGAAAAGATACTTGAAAATCTCGAATATGTATCAGCTAAAGGGCTTTTGTATGAGGTTAGAACAGTATTAGTAGAAGGTTTTAACGATAGCGAAGATGAAATTGAAAAAATATCAAAATATATATATAATCTTAACAATTATACAAAATTTAAACTGATTCCCTTTAGACCCTTAGGAGTTAAGGGTAAGCTGTCTAATATGGAGCCCTTTGATAAAGAAAAGTTTAAATATCTTTATGATATTTCAAAAAGCATATTAGGCGAAAGGCTTATATTAAAGGATGGTTAA
- a CDS encoding transposase — protein sequence MPRMARMKSFDCIYHVMVKSIVEAPLFKDDDDKIKFMEFVKKSQEQFEFKVYSYCLMDNHAHFIIDANGADISKIMHFINYKYAIYYNKRHQRIGHLFHDRFKSLIVDNDRYLFALTAYVHFNATDIKGYETNPQDYRFSSLGIFLAEKKDEFELIDDSFILSMFSLKEAAARAMYRDFIFKVKSVIDAKKQEFKNEPTEYRSMRRVLVRDLSPEKIIEIISERFNIDKLMLKIKRAKGAKEAKAILCFVLRKFCDLKCSDICKILGSIGQANVSRLCSLGAELIKEERYRGIAEEILAVGV from the coding sequence ATGCCAAGAATGGCAAGAATGAAGTCCTTTGATTGCATCTATCATGTTATGGTTAAAAGCATTGTTGAGGCCCCTCTCTTTAAAGACGATGATGATAAAATAAAGTTTATGGAATTTGTTAAAAAATCTCAGGAACAGTTCGAGTTTAAAGTTTATTCCTACTGTCTTATGGATAACCACGCCCACTTCATAATAGACGCAAATGGTGCGGACATATCGAAGATAATGCACTTTATCAACTACAAATATGCAATCTATTACAACAAAAGGCACCAAAGAATAGGGCACCTTTTCCACGATAGATTTAAAAGCCTTATAGTTGATAATGACAGATATCTTTTTGCCTTAACAGCCTACGTTCACTTTAACGCAACAGATATAAAGGGTTATGAAACAAACCCACAGGATTATCGTTTTTCATCCTTAGGGATATTCTTAGCAGAAAAGAAAGATGAGTTTGAACTTATAGATGACAGCTTTATACTTTCAATGTTTAGTCTTAAGGAAGCAGCTGCACGAGCAATGTATCGAGATTTCATATTTAAAGTAAAAAGTGTAATTGATGCAAAGAAGCAGGAGTTTAAAAATGAGCCTACAGAATATAGGAGTATGAGAAGGGTACTTGTAAGGGACTTATCCCCTGAGAAGATAATAGAGATAATATCAGAAAGGTTTAATATAGACAAATTAATGCTTAAGATAAAAAGGGCAAAGGGAGCGAAGGAGGCAAAGGCGATACTGTGCTTTGTATTAAGAAAGTTTTGTGATTTAAAATGCTCTGATATATGTAAGATACTTGGCAGCATAGGGCAAGCGAACGTATCGAGGCTATGCTCTTTAGGGGCTGAACTTATAAAGGAGGAGAGGTATAGGGGAATAGCGGAGGAGATACTGGCTGTAGGCGTATGA
- a CDS encoding IS6 family transposase, giving the protein MCKSLNKISCPRCHSQNLYRFGKDKAGNQKYQCKDCRRQFTLEDYKGKKNRVLRGYPRCPVCGSGTYLHHDYEYYSHYTCNSKKCGHSIYVAKPINIPSASCELIKGKTDFKRMRFPLFLILTALNLYYLNGSSTRRISQFFKLTYNVKVSHVTIASWCKKFAPIFLSIANRLTENLDLSTSDEWHADETVVFINGKKHYLWLIIDSETRMVLGFNLSPSRDASQAFSLFKSASKFGCPSAIVTDRLGSYNLATKTIFNTSKHIKVQSFKDDISNNLLEAFNDTFKDWYKRKRGFKSFESANTLIAMFIFHYNFLRPHYSLNNLTPAQVAGILVDEKNINNWLLSA; this is encoded by the coding sequence ATGTGCAAGTCATTGAATAAAATTTCATGTCCAAGATGCCATAGTCAAAATCTCTATCGCTTTGGGAAAGACAAAGCAGGTAATCAAAAATATCAATGTAAAGACTGTAGACGTCAGTTTACTCTTGAAGATTATAAGGGTAAGAAAAATCGTGTATTGAGAGGGTATCCTCGTTGTCCTGTTTGTGGTAGTGGTACTTATTTGCACCATGATTATGAGTACTATTCCCATTATACTTGCAACTCTAAAAAATGTGGTCATTCTATTTATGTTGCAAAACCTATTAATATACCCTCTGCATCTTGTGAATTAATTAAAGGAAAGACAGATTTTAAAAGAATGAGATTTCCATTATTTTTAATTCTTACTGCACTTAACCTCTATTATCTAAATGGTTCTTCAACAAGAAGAATATCTCAATTTTTTAAACTAACCTACAATGTCAAAGTTTCTCATGTAACTATTGCATCTTGGTGCAAAAAATTTGCTCCAATTTTTCTAAGTATAGCTAATAGACTTACTGAAAATCTTGATTTAAGTACATCTGATGAATGGCATGCCGACGAAACTGTCGTTTTTATTAATGGTAAAAAACATTATCTATGGTTAATTATCGATTCAGAAACCAGAATGGTTCTTGGTTTTAATTTATCTCCTTCAAGAGATGCTTCTCAAGCTTTTTCCTTGTTTAAATCTGCAAGTAAGTTTGGATGTCCATCGGCTATTGTGACCGATAGATTAGGCTCATATAATCTTGCTACTAAAACTATTTTTAACACTTCAAAACACATAAAAGTTCAATCATTTAAAGATGATATATCCAACAACTTGCTAGAAGCTTTTAATGATACATTTAAAGACTGGTATAAACGTAAAAGAGGTTTTAAATCATTTGAAAGTGCAAACACTCTAATAGCAATGTTTATTTTCCATTATAATTTTTTAAGACCTCACTATTCTTTAAACAATCTAACTCCTGCACAAGTTGCTGGTATTTTAGTTGATGAAAAAAATATTAATAACTGGCTTCTGTCTGCTTAA
- a CDS encoding HD domain-containing phosphohydrolase, protein MKLRIKILLTLTALSLIFMFSFCIISYKYYIKNIKLYEKKILINKINQIIMSINFDVDDLEILAGDWAIWDDTYQYVKDKNKQYEEKNLDNATLNNLNIDIMLFYDNDNNLVNSKIKDDNDEFVSMSDEQIGYIKRYSNVLFKADNLSEGVSGIIVFNEKPMLISSRPITDSKKQLPKDGTLIVGRYIDSEMIDKMNKLTDSKIKLLPLSLSNISEYIRKDILREETVIDQIDKNNIAVYKKINDILNNPAFCIVLNQDRNYYIQQLHSLEFYMIFLSITFIVIILVLILFIDNNIIEPVENISKDVRNITFNDYEKGLLTEYKSIEFSSLVKDINGMLNRIFEYNKKVNENEKRLNMILNSSNSGYWDYDIEKNIFRISDNVYNMFGFETDDIFPVSFEEWRKRIHPQDYDYVYSSIKKMTLNQIYDSFLEYRILSKNGEYKWVYTQGKIVEYDNKGFPKRILGIIMDINDKKKMENEIKYLTYYDLLTGLFNRGYYDYIINKTAKNGKYPVSIIIADINGLKMINDNLGHEEGDKVIIEIASILKNTCPEEAVICRWGGDEFIAIIEDCNEKQADTISKNIINTAKNNLKEVTLSLGHSTQYAASKDLKILIRKAEEALYHNKLLNKQSLYNNTLLLLSRTLFEKSNETEEHADRILNFCEKIGYKLNLSSIMINELSLLAKLHDIGKIGIPDEILNKPGKLTDTEFEIMKTHTQIGYRIVSTVPDFQNIAYYILCHHERYDGKGYPNGLKGEEIPLLSRILSIVDAFDVMTHERSYKKAMPVKEAIDELRRCSSTQFDPQIVDLFIRIIEGTD, encoded by the coding sequence ATGAAGTTACGTATAAAAATATTACTGACATTAACAGCTTTATCATTAATATTTATGTTTTCTTTTTGCATTATTTCGTATAAATATTATATTAAAAACATTAAACTATATGAGAAAAAAATTTTAATTAATAAAATAAACCAAATAATTATGAGTATAAATTTTGATGTTGATGATTTGGAAATATTGGCTGGTGATTGGGCAATTTGGGATGATACATATCAATATGTTAAAGATAAAAACAAACAATATGAAGAAAAAAATTTAGATAATGCCACACTAAATAATTTAAATATAGACATTATGCTTTTTTATGATAATGATAATAATCTTGTAAACTCAAAGATCAAGGATGATAATGATGAATTTGTAAGTATGAGTGATGAACAGATAGGTTATATTAAAAGGTATTCAAATGTTCTTTTTAAGGCTGATAATCTGTCAGAGGGAGTTTCTGGTATTATAGTTTTTAATGAAAAGCCAATGCTTATTTCTTCAAGGCCTATTACAGATTCAAAAAAACAATTACCTAAAGATGGAACATTAATTGTTGGAAGATATATAGACAGTGAAATGATTGATAAAATGAATAAGTTGACAGATAGTAAAATAAAATTACTTCCTCTATCATTGAGTAATATTTCAGAATATATTAGAAAGGATATTTTGAGAGAAGAAACTGTTATAGATCAAATAGATAAAAATAATATAGCCGTATATAAAAAAATTAATGATATTTTAAATAATCCAGCATTTTGTATTGTATTAAACCAAGATAGAAATTATTACATTCAGCAATTACATTCTTTAGAATTTTATATGATATTCTTATCTATTACATTTATTGTAATTATTCTAGTATTAATTTTATTTATTGATAATAATATAATAGAACCTGTTGAAAATATAAGTAAAGATGTAAGAAATATTACATTTAATGACTACGAGAAAGGATTGCTTACTGAATATAAAAGTATTGAGTTTTCTTCTTTAGTTAAAGATATTAATGGTATGTTAAATAGGATATTTGAATATAATAAAAAAGTGAATGAAAATGAAAAAAGACTTAATATGATATTGAACAGCTCAAATTCTGGATATTGGGATTATGATATAGAAAAAAATATATTTAGAATCAGTGATAATGTTTATAATATGTTTGGATTTGAAACAGATGATATATTTCCTGTAAGTTTTGAGGAATGGAGGAAAAGAATTCATCCACAGGATTATGACTATGTTTATAGCTCTATAAAAAAGATGACTTTAAATCAAATCTATGATAGCTTTTTAGAATATAGGATTCTTTCCAAAAATGGAGAATACAAGTGGGTTTATACTCAAGGAAAGATAGTTGAATATGATAATAAAGGATTCCCCAAGAGAATACTTGGAATTATTATGGATATCAATGATAAGAAAAAAATGGAAAATGAAATAAAATATCTTACATATTATGATTTATTGACAGGGCTATTTAATAGAGGATATTATGACTATATTATAAATAAAACGGCAAAAAATGGTAAATATCCAGTATCAATAATTATTGCAGATATAAATGGTTTAAAGATGATTAACGATAACTTAGGGCATGAAGAAGGGGATAAAGTTATCATAGAAATTGCATCTATTTTAAAAAATACATGTCCTGAAGAAGCAGTAATATGCCGATGGGGTGGAGATGAATTCATTGCAATCATAGAAGATTGTAATGAGAAGCAAGCAGATACTATATCAAAAAATATTATAAATACTGCAAAAAATAATCTAAAAGAAGTAACTTTATCTTTAGGGCATTCTACACAGTATGCTGCGTCAAAAGATTTAAAGATATTAATAAGAAAAGCAGAAGAGGCACTATATCATAATAAACTATTAAATAAGCAAAGTTTATATAATAATACATTATTACTTTTAAGCAGAACATTATTCGAGAAAAGTAATGAAACAGAAGAACATGCAGATAGAATACTTAATTTTTGTGAAAAAATTGGTTATAAGTTAAATTTATCTTCGATAATGATAAATGAATTGTCATTGCTTGCAAAACTTCATGATATTGGTAAAATAGGAATACCAGATGAAATACTAAATAAGCCAGGAAAATTAACTGATACTGAATTTGAAATTATGAAAACTCATACACAGATAGGATACAGAATAGTTTCTACAGTTCCTGATTTTCAAAATATTGCATATTACATATTATGCCACCATGAAAGGTATGATGGGAAAGGATATCCTAATGGTTTAAAAGGAGAAGAAATTCCTCTTTTATCAAGAATACTTTCGATAGTTGATGCCTTTGATGTAATGACTCATGAGCGTTCATATAAAAAGGCAATGCCAGTAAAAGAAGCAATTGATGAGTTAAGGAGATGTTCTTCAACTCAATTTGATCCACAAATTGTTGATCTATTTATTAGAATTATTGAAGGTACAGACTAA